A region of Candidatus Terasakiella magnetica DNA encodes the following proteins:
- a CDS encoding sensor domain-containing protein, with translation MNPHNVLLVDKSEPSDIVTCLQEMGISLFQSASQMPSSGDIQNIDLIIYDCDGAKGSLELDKTSQGSPAVLVVGSVETKEKAFEYLDKVADEVLIRPFDPLEAQLRISRLLKNRRKQSTAKLPEQTEHIRYEKLLDLSMDIILTVSNGIITFANKTAETLLHVKEDGLEGTHITSIAQKDWVEAIEEVLPELAETGDRLPIQLLGSDGRAIHVLIGAVAIEEEGPNTYMVEAVDRSEHKQALENLLQRERRYRSLVELSSNMVFVISDGVITFTNPTCDQLLNSANDPDGLVGRPMASIVDIDYVPLIDGLDELAELNERLPLKFRSLDGTLMDVIIGVAHMDAEQGESLLVEAVDISQQKKSAEALLEREERLSGIVDNAPDAIITMDEAGNIESFNNSAETIFGFDRSEAVEKNIFDFIQLLDLQKDANPKKKIKECSALEATGIKNDGNQIDIDLSIKSMIFGEHQRYIAIIRDVTTQKRDHEELAFLATHDPLTKLPNSHFILKTIERFTESPDSDTKCSVLFITLERLNRVNDLFGHQMVDHVLSAVANRLNETIGTYNIIGRWGGGKFVAITMGLSHDEIVNQICNEVEEALSTPFNIDDNDIVIGCTIGISCYPEDCDSPAALVKNAGMAAFAARQNENTPYLFYSKEMEAEAEERDMLERELRLALEHDQLEVYYQPKIDLSTGFIKGMEALVRWIHPDLGFISPVKFIPIAEETGQIVTIGEWILRRACQDTKDWIDQGATDLKVAVNLSGRQFDDESLLSNVKATLDETGLKPTNLELEVTESSLMRDVDQGMRTLKELRDLGITTAIDDFGTGYSSLSYLRRIPLDTLKIDQSFVRNLHVDPDDAAIARTIMDMAENLGLKVVAEGIEIAEHEEFLKTIHCHIGQGYYYSKPVPSHEFDGLLQKFSPLKGVVYERRVGVDRRRYQDRRV, from the coding sequence ATGAACCCACATAATGTTCTTTTGGTTGATAAATCAGAACCAAGCGACATTGTCACCTGTCTGCAAGAAATGGGGATTTCCCTTTTTCAAAGTGCATCACAGATGCCAAGTAGTGGGGACATCCAAAACATCGATTTAATTATCTATGACTGCGATGGTGCAAAGGGTTCCTTAGAACTTGATAAAACATCACAAGGCTCTCCTGCAGTCCTTGTTGTGGGTTCTGTTGAGACAAAAGAAAAAGCCTTCGAGTACCTTGATAAGGTTGCTGATGAAGTACTCATTCGGCCCTTTGATCCATTAGAGGCCCAGTTACGTATCTCGCGCTTGCTTAAGAACAGACGCAAACAAAGCACAGCTAAGTTACCTGAACAGACTGAACATATCCGCTATGAGAAACTTCTCGACCTTTCCATGGATATTATTCTCACTGTCAGCAACGGCATTATCACCTTTGCCAATAAAACGGCAGAAACGCTTTTGCATGTGAAAGAAGATGGCCTTGAAGGTACTCATATTACAAGCATTGCCCAAAAAGATTGGGTCGAGGCCATTGAAGAAGTCTTGCCGGAACTGGCAGAAACGGGTGATCGCCTGCCCATCCAGTTATTAGGCAGCGATGGTCGCGCCATTCATGTTTTAATCGGCGCAGTTGCCATTGAAGAAGAAGGCCCCAACACTTATATGGTTGAGGCTGTGGACCGCTCAGAACATAAACAGGCCCTTGAAAACCTGTTGCAGCGTGAACGACGCTATAGAAGCCTTGTTGAACTATCTTCCAACATGGTTTTCGTTATCAGTGACGGGGTCATTACCTTTACCAACCCCACATGCGACCAACTTCTCAACAGTGCAAATGACCCGGACGGCCTTGTTGGGCGCCCTATGGCAAGTATTGTTGATATTGACTATGTGCCACTGATTGATGGGCTTGATGAGCTCGCTGAGCTCAATGAGCGCCTCCCGCTTAAATTCAGATCCCTTGACGGTACCTTGATGGATGTCATCATTGGTGTGGCCCATATGGATGCTGAACAAGGTGAAAGCCTGTTGGTTGAAGCTGTGGATATCAGCCAGCAGAAAAAATCTGCTGAAGCCTTGCTTGAGCGCGAAGAAAGATTAAGCGGCATTGTGGATAATGCCCCTGACGCCATCATCACGATGGACGAGGCGGGTAATATTGAATCCTTTAATAATTCAGCTGAAACGATTTTTGGGTTTGATCGCAGTGAAGCCGTTGAAAAGAATATTTTTGACTTCATCCAACTTTTAGACCTTCAAAAAGACGCAAACCCTAAAAAGAAAATCAAGGAATGTTCTGCGCTTGAAGCAACGGGCATCAAAAACGATGGCAATCAGATCGATATCGACCTGTCCATAAAGTCTATGATTTTTGGGGAACATCAGCGCTATATTGCCATTATCCGCGATGTAACAACGCAAAAACGCGACCATGAAGAACTGGCGTTTTTAGCAACCCATGACCCATTAACCAAGCTACCAAACAGCCATTTCATCCTAAAAACGATTGAGCGTTTCACAGAAAGTCCAGATAGCGACACTAAATGCTCTGTCCTGTTTATCACGCTTGAGCGCCTCAACCGTGTGAACGACCTGTTCGGTCACCAGATGGTGGATCATGTGCTGAGTGCCGTTGCAAATCGCTTAAATGAAACCATCGGCACCTACAACATCATTGGGCGTTGGGGTGGTGGTAAATTTGTTGCGATTACCATGGGGCTTTCCCATGATGAGATCGTCAACCAAATTTGTAATGAAGTTGAAGAAGCCTTAAGCACGCCATTTAACATTGATGATAATGATATTGTCATTGGCTGCACCATCGGGATCAGCTGCTATCCAGAAGATTGCGATAGCCCTGCGGCCTTGGTGAAAAATGCGGGTATGGCAGCCTTTGCGGCGCGCCAAAATGAAAACACGCCCTATCTGTTTTATTCCAAAGAAATGGAAGCCGAGGCAGAAGAACGTGACATGTTAGAGCGTGAATTACGCCTTGCCCTTGAACATGACCAGCTTGAAGTTTACTACCAGCCTAAAATTGATCTATCGACTGGCTTTATCAAAGGTATGGAAGCACTGGTGCGTTGGATACATCCAGACCTTGGGTTTATCTCCCCTGTAAAATTCATCCCCATTGCTGAAGAGACTGGACAGATTGTCACCATCGGGGAATGGATCCTAAGACGCGCCTGTCAAGATACCAAAGACTGGATTGATCAAGGCGCGACTGACTTAAAAGTCGCGGTCAACCTATCTGGGCGACAGTTTGATGATGAAAGCCTGCTTTCAAATGTAAAAGCGACATTAGATGAAACGGGCTTAAAACCAACAAACCTTGAGTTGGAAGTCACTGAAAGCTCGTTGATGCGTGATGTGGACCAAGGCATGCGCACCTTAAAAGAGCTGCGCGATTTAGGGATCACAACAGCCATTGATGATTTTGGCACAGGCTATTCCTCACTAAGCTATCTGCGCCGCATCCCACTTGATACACTGAAGATTGACCAGTCTTTCGTAAGAAACCTTCATGTTGATCCTGATGATGCCGCCATTGCGCGCACAATCATGGATATGGCAGAAAACTTGGGCCTAAAGGTTGTTGCAGAAGGTATTGAGATTGCTGAGCATGAAGAATTCCTCAAGACAATCCACTGTCATATCGGTCAGGGCTATTATTATTCCAAGCCAGTCCCAAGTCATGAGTTTGATGGTTTACTGCAAAAATTCTCACCGCTTAAAGGTGTTGTCTATGAAAGACGTGTCGGGGTAGATCGACGTAGGTATCAAGACCGCCGCGTCTAG
- a CDS encoding SixA phosphatase family protein: MPKDLLILRHGDTQNSHKDGDFSRELTNTGKRNAQRIGLWLSQNDLQPEHIISSTAMRAKTTAHITCESAGLGTSIIEEDKSLYNAPPINVLESIKQAPIKGNCLMVVGHNPRLSVLVGQLSSQFIAMSPATLVHLRVEGDWADIGTNQIEFVQAIDANTLPPHTSI; this comes from the coding sequence ATGCCAAAAGACCTGCTTATTTTGCGCCATGGTGACACCCAAAACTCCCATAAAGACGGGGATTTTAGCCGTGAGTTAACCAACACGGGTAAACGCAATGCCCAACGCATTGGTCTATGGCTTTCCCAAAATGATTTACAGCCTGAGCATATTATTAGCTCAACAGCCATGCGCGCAAAGACAACAGCGCATATAACCTGTGAATCCGCGGGTCTTGGCACATCCATTATTGAAGAGGACAAGTCGCTTTATAACGCCCCGCCTATAAACGTGCTTGAAAGCATCAAACAAGCCCCAATTAAGGGCAATTGCCTTATGGTGGTTGGGCATAATCCGCGGCTTTCTGTTCTTGTCGGTCAACTGAGTTCACAGTTTATTGCCATGAGCCCCGCAACATTAGTGCATTTGCGCGTTGAGGGTGATTGGGCAGATATTGGCACAAACCAAATTGAATTTGTTCAAGCCATCGATGCAAATACCCTCCCCCCACACACGTCCATTTGA
- a CDS encoding HprK-related kinase B, with the protein MNNAQQAAHALLKGSNLNEGEVVLDLDGFKVALQSNSSELLEKIGIYFAPVLGSGPANCVIKAIECPFNDLGLAYSDWVREPGKTGRKDSCADLEDARLVHKVRTGMTFLQSTNHHIAAGPCLENDNQIVNYINVQYINHLLQKGSLICHASGLVSQGKVLGMAGFSGGGKSTLMLHMLDKEGIQYLTNDRLFIHENTAYGIPKLPRVNPGTMIHDANLKDLLPRERLATLEKLPQQELWDIEEKYDVFVEDIYGEGKIANKGHMETFLILNWKRDSDEPCQIKEVDLSERSDLLSAIMKSPGPFYQLSDGSFFKGNSKLDPAPYLAGLKDVKVYEASGCVDFEFAKSYCLTHLL; encoded by the coding sequence ATGAACAATGCACAACAAGCCGCCCATGCCCTTTTAAAGGGCAGTAATCTTAATGAGGGTGAAGTTGTTTTAGACCTTGATGGTTTTAAAGTTGCCCTACAGTCAAACTCATCTGAACTTTTAGAAAAAATCGGCATCTATTTTGCCCCTGTCTTAGGCAGCGGCCCGGCAAACTGTGTGATAAAGGCCATTGAGTGCCCCTTCAATGACTTGGGCCTTGCATATTCAGACTGGGTGCGCGAACCCGGCAAAACGGGACGCAAAGATTCTTGTGCAGACCTTGAGGATGCCCGCCTTGTTCATAAAGTGCGCACAGGCATGACGTTTTTACAAAGTACAAATCACCACATTGCAGCAGGCCCCTGCCTTGAAAATGACAATCAGATCGTCAATTACATCAATGTGCAATATATCAACCATCTGCTTCAAAAAGGCTCCTTAATTTGCCACGCCTCAGGCCTTGTTTCTCAAGGCAAAGTACTTGGCATGGCGGGTTTTTCTGGTGGGGGAAAATCAACCTTGATGCTGCATATGCTTGATAAAGAAGGTATTCAATACCTCACTAATGATCGCCTGTTTATCCATGAAAACACAGCCTATGGCATCCCCAAACTGCCCCGTGTGAACCCGGGCACTATGATCCATGATGCAAATTTAAAAGACCTCTTGCCCCGTGAGCGTTTAGCCACACTTGAAAAGCTCCCCCAACAAGAGCTTTGGGACATTGAAGAAAAATACGATGTGTTTGTTGAAGATATTTACGGTGAAGGCAAAATTGCAAATAAAGGACATATGGAAACCTTCCTTATCCTAAACTGGAAACGCGACAGTGACGAGCCTTGCCAAATAAAGGAGGTTGACCTATCCGAGCGCAGCGACCTTTTATCCGCCATCATGAAATCTCCCGGCCCGTTTTATCAATTAAGCGATGGGTCCTTTTTTAAAGGTAATTCCAAGCTTGACCCTGCGCCCTATTTGGCAGGTCTTAAAGATGTAAAAGTTTATGAGGCAAGCGGTTGCGTTGATTTTGAATTTGCCAAATCCTATTGCCTTACCCATCTTTTATAA
- a CDS encoding GAK system CofD-like protein has product MKKTSVSRHVIMPDILRISRYEKAPEYGPKILFFSGGTALTQTSRVLKKFTHNSIHLVTPFDSGGSSAILRKAFDMPAIGDMRSRMMALADESISGSPEIFQLFAFRLPQNAKKKELLGQLESMANGKDARVAAIKNPMRRLIRTHLSMFLEHMPVGFDLKGASIGNLILAAGYLNHRHQLDPVIFMFSKLVNVLGQVTPIVNDTMHLAVKLENGEMVYGQHMITGKEVEGLTSPIKEFFLVDSLKKPVKAQANLQKKKKKMINEADLICYPPGSFYSSLLANLLPKGVGSAVAETKCPKIYAPSLGQDPERIGLSLDQTIFKLLETLKNDVGIDCPASSLLTHVFIDSENGDNLKSATKARLKAEGIDIIDTRLVSPHTAPYYDPQLLVMALLSLT; this is encoded by the coding sequence ATGAAAAAAACATCAGTATCGCGCCATGTGATTATGCCCGATATCTTGCGCATTTCGCGTTATGAAAAAGCGCCGGAATATGGGCCGAAGATTTTGTTTTTTTCTGGTGGGACAGCCTTAACGCAAACCAGCCGCGTTCTAAAAAAGTTCACCCATAACTCTATCCATCTGGTGACCCCATTTGATAGTGGGGGCAGTTCTGCCATTTTGCGCAAGGCTTTTGATATGCCTGCCATTGGGGATATGCGTTCGCGCATGATGGCGCTGGCTGATGAAAGTATCAGCGGTAGTCCCGAGATTTTTCAGCTGTTTGCTTTTCGTTTGCCCCAAAATGCCAAGAAAAAGGAACTGTTGGGCCAATTGGAAAGTATGGCAAATGGGAAGGATGCACGGGTTGCCGCCATTAAAAACCCCATGCGCCGCCTGATTAGAACGCATCTGTCCATGTTTTTGGAACATATGCCTGTTGGGTTTGACTTAAAAGGCGCAAGCATTGGTAATCTTATTTTAGCAGCAGGTTACCTTAATCATCGTCATCAACTTGATCCGGTGATTTTTATGTTTTCAAAACTGGTCAATGTTTTGGGCCAAGTGACGCCAATTGTGAATGATACCATGCATTTGGCAGTAAAGCTGGAAAATGGCGAGATGGTCTATGGTCAACATATGATCACGGGCAAGGAAGTCGAGGGACTTACCAGCCCGATTAAAGAATTTTTCCTTGTTGATAGTCTGAAAAAACCAGTTAAGGCACAGGCTAACTTGCAAAAGAAAAAGAAGAAAATGATCAATGAGGCAGATTTGATCTGCTATCCACCGGGCAGCTTTTATTCAAGCCTTTTGGCAAACCTGCTGCCAAAAGGCGTAGGCAGTGCGGTTGCTGAAACAAAATGTCCAAAAATCTATGCCCCAAGCCTTGGTCAGGACCCCGAGCGTATCGGTCTATCCCTTGATCAGACGATTTTTAAGCTCCTTGAGACGTTGAAAAATGATGTGGGTATTGATTGCCCTGCCTCAAGCCTTTTGACTCACGTATTTATCGATAGTGAGAATGGCGATAACCTTAAATCGGCAACCAAGGCAAGACTGAAGGCAGAGGGGATTGATATTATTGATACCCGTTTAGTCAGTCCTCATACAGCGCCATATTATGATCCGCAATTGTTGGTTATGGCATTGTTGTCTTTGACATGA
- a CDS encoding cold-shock protein, giving the protein MATGTVKWFNSTKGYGFIAPEEGGKDVFVHISALHESGIQKLDDGQKVSYEISVSRGKEAAAEIKLVD; this is encoded by the coding sequence ATGGCTACTGGTACCGTAAAATGGTTTAACTCTACAAAAGGGTATGGCTTTATCGCTCCGGAAGAAGGCGGCAAAGACGTTTTTGTTCACATCTCTGCTCTGCATGAGTCCGGCATCCAAAAATTGGATGATGGTCAGAAAGTTTCTTACGAAATTTCTGTCAGCCGTGGCAAAGAAGCTGCTGCTGAAATCAAGCTTGTTGACTAA
- the menA gene encoding 1,4-dihydroxy-2-naphthoate octaprenyltransferase — MLLPNVFALWLGIRPKTLSLSVMPILTAWALADFHNMGISYPVLIAIVFGAISIQIATNLFNDAHDYLNGTDQKDRIGPTRITQAGLATATQTRNAAFLFLIIAALSGLYLMIEGGLLIAGIGLVSVLCAYGYSAGPYPISRSPFGELFVFIFFGLIAFNTSYFLLTEIWPEHGIFYGLAIGAPACAILLLNNYRDLENDKIAGRKTLAIVLGEKQAQILYSGLMVLPYPILLSIAPNQFHLTGALITLFALYRFWNITDKSDLNGVLAISALSQIVMCSSLSIALFWQ, encoded by the coding sequence ATGCTTCTTCCCAACGTCTTCGCCCTCTGGCTTGGTATACGCCCCAAAACCTTGTCCCTGTCTGTCATGCCAATCCTAACGGCATGGGCCTTAGCAGATTTTCACAATATGGGGATTTCCTATCCTGTCTTAATTGCCATTGTATTTGGTGCAATCTCCATACAAATTGCCACCAATCTTTTTAATGATGCCCATGATTATTTGAACGGGACGGATCAAAAAGACCGCATCGGCCCGACGCGCATCACCCAAGCCGGCCTTGCCACAGCCACTCAAACACGAAATGCGGCTTTTCTTTTTCTCATAATAGCGGCATTAAGTGGCCTCTACTTGATGATTGAAGGCGGTTTGCTTATTGCAGGTATTGGACTTGTGAGCGTGCTTTGCGCTTATGGCTATTCTGCGGGTCCATACCCTATTTCTCGCAGTCCTTTTGGGGAGCTTTTCGTTTTTATTTTCTTTGGTCTTATCGCTTTTAACACAAGCTATTTCTTGCTGACAGAAATATGGCCTGAACATGGTATCTTTTATGGGCTAGCCATTGGTGCACCAGCTTGCGCGATCCTTTTGCTCAATAACTACCGTGATCTTGAAAATGATAAGATTGCAGGGCGAAAGACTCTTGCAATTGTGCTTGGGGAAAAACAGGCGCAAATCCTCTATAGCGGCCTTATGGTTCTGCCCTATCCCATCCTCCTATCCATCGCCCCAAACCAGTTTCACCTGACCGGCGCTTTAATAACGTTGTTCGCCCTCTATCGCTTCTGGAACATTACAGATAAATCAGATCTTAATGGCGTGCTCGCCATCAGCGCGTTAAGCCAGATCGTCATGTGCAGCAGTCTGAGCATTGCTCTATTTTGGCAATAA
- a CDS encoding diguanylate cyclase yields MNWTLKKNIKDSDILVVDDNMVNLKVLCKVLESNGYATRAACDGEQALEAVAEKYPDLILLDVQMPGIDGFEVCTRLKADRNTNEIPIIFITASDTVESKIKGFEVGASDYIPRPLQMPEVLARVSNQLKVQQFHRQGEEEKKRLENMLAALPIPYVLSSVEDGMLLEMNEKARNAMKIDEKDVREINAVTLYKNPEDRERLLNHVKQKGLVTNQEVDFVTTEGETITTLYNATPLKLGTEDVFFVAFNDISKRKEMEQALEVAASTDYLTGILNRRAFSERAIAERQRANRNKHPICLLMIDIDHFKKINDTHGHDVGDEALKVLVELIGKDLRSSDALGRIGGEEFVLLLPETEFEGAITLAERIRERIEAYEMELPSGAKMSMTVSGGLVDWDKETSYELALKEADDLLYEAKKSGRNKIVFD; encoded by the coding sequence ATGAACTGGACTCTTAAAAAGAATATCAAAGACAGTGATATCCTTGTGGTTGATGACAATATGGTCAATCTGAAGGTGCTGTGTAAGGTATTGGAAAGCAATGGTTATGCCACACGTGCTGCTTGCGATGGTGAGCAGGCGCTGGAAGCTGTTGCTGAAAAATATCCGGATTTGATCCTTCTTGATGTGCAGATGCCCGGTATTGATGGGTTTGAGGTTTGCACACGCCTTAAGGCCGATCGCAATACAAATGAAATTCCTATTATCTTTATTACGGCTTCTGATACGGTTGAAAGTAAGATTAAAGGTTTTGAGGTTGGCGCGTCAGATTATATTCCCCGCCCCCTTCAAATGCCGGAAGTTCTCGCACGGGTGAGTAACCAGCTGAAAGTTCAGCAATTCCACCGTCAGGGCGAAGAAGAAAAGAAACGTCTTGAAAATATGCTGGCCGCGCTGCCCATTCCTTATGTCCTATCTTCTGTAGAAGATGGCATGTTGCTGGAAATGAATGAAAAAGCGCGCAATGCAATGAAGATTGATGAAAAAGACGTGCGTGAAATAAATGCAGTTACACTTTATAAAAATCCTGAAGACCGTGAGCGTCTGTTAAATCACGTTAAACAAAAGGGATTGGTGACAAATCAGGAAGTTGATTTTGTCACAACTGAAGGTGAGACCATAACAACGCTTTATAATGCAACACCGTTAAAGCTCGGCACTGAAGATGTCTTCTTCGTGGCTTTCAATGATATTTCCAAACGTAAGGAAATGGAGCAAGCATTAGAAGTAGCGGCTTCTACGGATTACCTAACGGGTATTTTAAACCGCCGCGCCTTTAGTGAGCGTGCAATTGCTGAGCGCCAACGTGCAAATCGCAATAAGCACCCCATTTGCCTGCTCATGATCGATATTGATCATTTCAAAAAGATCAATGACACCCATGGTCATGATGTGGGGGATGAGGCCCTAAAAGTGTTGGTCGAGCTTATCGGTAAAGATTTACGTTCCAGTGATGCCTTGGGCCGTATCGGCGGGGAAGAGTTTGTTCTTTTACTGCCTGAAACTGAATTTGAAGGCGCAATTACGTTGGCAGAACGCATTCGTGAGCGCATTGAGGCTTATGAAATGGAATTGCCATCAGGGGCTAAAATGAGCATGACCGTCAGTGGGGGCTTGGTTGATTGGGATAAAGAGACCAGCTATGAACTTGCACTTAAAGAGGCTGACGACCTTCTCTATGAGGCCAAAAAATCAGGGCGCAATAAAATTGTTTTTGACTAA
- a CDS encoding pyridoxamine 5'-phosphate oxidase family protein, translating to MSTYPVSERTKMKRGHKRASYDVELVHSIIDEAYICHVGAKMMDRPMVQPTAHWREGNKLYIHGSSKNGLFQTLIKGEEACITITILDGLVMARSSFHHSANYRSVMIFSKAKLIENRDEKKRLLNLMMLKITPERFDEIREPNAKELKATTVLEFDLVEVSAKVRTGPPVDDEEDYALPVWAGVTPLTLEKGKALDDPRWLDDHGKNDEE from the coding sequence ATGTCTACATACCCGGTGAGTGAACGTACAAAAATGAAAAGAGGCCATAAGCGGGCTTCCTATGATGTTGAGCTGGTCCATTCCATCATTGATGAGGCCTATATCTGCCATGTAGGAGCAAAAATGATGGATCGCCCCATGGTGCAACCCACCGCCCATTGGCGTGAAGGTAACAAGCTCTATATTCATGGCTCGTCAAAAAACGGGCTGTTTCAAACCCTGATTAAGGGCGAAGAAGCCTGCATTACCATCACCATATTAGATGGGCTTGTCATGGCGCGTTCGAGCTTTCACCATAGTGCAAACTATCGCAGCGTGATGATTTTCTCTAAAGCCAAGCTCATTGAAAATAGGGATGAGAAAAAACGCCTCCTAAACCTCATGATGCTTAAGATCACGCCAGAGCGGTTTGATGAGATTAGGGAGCCAAATGCAAAAGAGCTTAAAGCCACAACTGTTTTAGAGTTTGATCTTGTTGAAGTATCTGCAAAAGTCAGAACTGGCCCACCCGTTGATGATGAGGAAGATTATGCCTTGCCTGTATGGGCAGGCGTCACCCCTCTCACATTAGAAAAAGGTAAAGCTCTTGACGATCCACGCTGGTTAGATGATCATGGGAAAAATGATGAGGAGTAA
- a CDS encoding MocR-like pyridoxine biosynthesis transcription factor PdxR — protein MDELIYSEIKQRWQAHSKLPKYRVLYDLLREMVLSGLLVGGAVLPPSRSLAKQLKISRNTVNQSYEMLQSDGFLRSQQGSGVFVSEDVVDAQLISAEIEGEGEGDTPDISPRVREWVSVRRRHGRVVNAQPFSTGQPALDEFPFDIWARLLSRRWRLSGQALAVSEDASGYLLLRQHLAAYLQTSRGVKCSPEQIMIVSGAQQGLDLIARVLWSEGARVLVEDPAFPGMDGVIRGSGAELVSAPVDQDGILIEGFDNIKSYMVTPSRNYPLGVTMSLARRLNLLKEARRQQAWIVEDDFDSEFRFDGPPLSSLQGLDRDGRVIYVGTFSRIIFPALRLGYLVLPQKLVEPFRVAKSYIDGHASIVHQAALADFFEEGYFSSHIRRMKKLYQERRGYLIERLEAELSEFVKILPADGGLHLCVVFKVDIDDVAFAAQLEKDGVTLRPLSPFYRCVAPLRGMVMGFAGFDREKTDAALQIVKKNLSKLPEFTSIS, from the coding sequence ATGGATGAGCTGATTTATAGTGAAATAAAGCAAAGGTGGCAGGCGCATTCCAAACTCCCAAAATACCGTGTTTTATATGACTTGCTGCGCGAGATGGTCCTATCCGGCTTGTTAGTGGGCGGGGCAGTTTTGCCGCCTTCGCGCAGTTTGGCAAAGCAGCTTAAAATTTCACGAAACACGGTCAACCAATCCTATGAGATGTTGCAAAGTGATGGCTTTTTAAGGTCACAACAAGGCTCAGGTGTTTTTGTCAGTGAGGATGTAGTTGATGCGCAGCTCATCAGCGCTGAGATTGAGGGGGAGGGTGAAGGCGACACACCGGATATTTCGCCAAGGGTGCGTGAATGGGTGAGTGTCAGGCGCCGTCATGGACGTGTTGTTAATGCGCAACCTTTTTCAACGGGCCAGCCTGCGTTAGATGAATTTCCCTTTGATATCTGGGCTCGCCTCTTATCGCGGCGTTGGCGGCTCTCTGGTCAAGCCTTGGCAGTTTCTGAAGATGCATCGGGCTATCTATTATTGCGCCAGCACTTGGCAGCTTATTTACAAACTTCGCGGGGAGTAAAATGTAGCCCTGAGCAAATCATGATTGTGTCTGGCGCGCAGCAGGGTCTGGACCTTATCGCACGGGTGCTGTGGAGTGAGGGCGCGCGTGTATTGGTTGAAGACCCTGCTTTTCCCGGTATGGATGGGGTGATCAGGGGCAGTGGGGCAGAGCTGGTTTCTGCCCCTGTTGATCAAGATGGTATTCTTATTGAGGGGTTTGACAATATTAAAAGTTATATGGTGACGCCTTCGCGCAATTACCCCTTAGGCGTGACCATGTCCTTAGCGCGGCGCTTAAACCTGTTAAAAGAGGCCCGCAGGCAACAGGCATGGATTGTTGAAGATGATTTTGACAGTGAATTTCGCTTTGACGGACCACCGCTTTCATCCTTGCAAGGCTTAGACCGTGATGGTCGTGTGATCTACGTTGGAACGTTTAGCAGGATTATTTTCCCTGCCTTGCGCCTTGGGTATCTTGTCCTTCCCCAAAAGCTTGTTGAGCCCTTTAGGGTGGCGAAATCTTATATTGATGGTCATGCCTCTATCGTGCATCAGGCGGCACTGGCTGATTTTTTTGAAGAAGGTTATTTTTCAAGTCACATCCGACGTATGAAAAAGTTATATCAAGAACGCCGTGGCTATTTGATTGAACGTCTTGAGGCTGAACTTAGCGAGTTTGTTAAAATTCTACCTGCTGATGGGGGCTTGCATCTCTGTGTGGTGTTCAAGGTTGATATTGATGATGTGGCATTTGCAGCTCAACTTGAAAAGGATGGAGTGACTCTGCGTCCCCTCAGCCCGTTTTATCGTTGTGTGGCACCGTTAAGGGGAATGGTGATGGGGTTTGCAGGATTTGATCGTGAAAAAACCGATGCCGCTTTGCAGATTGTCAAAAAAAACTTGTCCAAATTGCCAGAATTCACTTCCATTTCCTGA